In Oxyura jamaicensis isolate SHBP4307 breed ruddy duck chromosome 20, BPBGC_Ojam_1.0, whole genome shotgun sequence, the following are encoded in one genomic region:
- the ZGPAT gene encoding zinc finger CCCH-type with G patch domain-containing protein, producing MDEESLEAAIRAYNAQLRQVELALGAGLDPSQQSDLVQLQEDLKQLIELTESSLVSVKKSKLLATLDTNASSSSPGGLLEHGVSPESSAQDEEYAAFKEAIAELGTDDKPAAESSEISSKGDESKDKRESKGSEEEEESDREEEEEEELSGMKVKAPYYSSWGTLEYHNAMIVGTEYLEDGSAGVRVLYLYPTHKSLKPCPFFLDDKCRFKENCRFSHGQVVSVEELQPFQEPNLSTLEVGSACLAKHSDGIWYTAKITDIDSGYYTVKFDSLLLKEAVVEGDSIIPPLRSEDGASSAESDEDSIDDSGYAKVIDSGVPENGEWAPACSSSFGGWEAHTRGIGSKLLAQMGYEFGKGLGKNSEGRVEPVQAVVLPRGKSLDQCAEVLQRKKQGRLDPGNPKKCRAKGNNTGRSSGGSRKAPRNVFDFLNEKLRGKSTGEKAGGVALPERNSKEIYHASKSTKKALSVRLFQTMEKIEQTQKDIRGIQQALARNIGRHSVATAQLEEKLANAHKQLGQLQAQEASLQREQKKADTHKKMTEF from the exons ATGGACGAGGAGAGCCTGGAGGCCGCGATCCGCGCCTACAACGCGCAGCTGCGGCAGGTGGAGCTGGCGCTGGGCGCCGGCCTGGACCCGTCGCAGCAGTCGGACCTGGTTCAGCTGCAGGAGGATTTGAAGCAGCTGATAGAGCTGACCGAGTCCAGCCTGGTGTCCGTGAAAAAGAGCAAGCTGCTGGCCACGCTAGACACAAACGCTTCTTCTTCCTCGCCGGGAGGTCTGCTGGAGCACGGTGTCAGCCCAGAAAGCTCTGCCCAGGACGAGGAGTACGCTGCCTTCAAGGAAGCCATTGCTGAGCTGGGAACTGATGACAAgcctgcagctgaaagcagcgAGATATCCTCAAAGGGAGATGAGAGCAAGGACAAAAGGGAGTCGAAGGGCagtgaagaggaggaggagtctgacagggaggaggaggaggaggaggagttgAGTGGGATGAAGGTCAAAGCCCCGTACTACAGCTCCTGGGGGACACTGGAGTACCATAACGCCATGATTGTGGGGACAGAGTACCTGGAAGATGGCAGCGCAGGAGTCAGAGTGCTGTACCTCTATCCAACTCACAAGTCCTTGAAGCCGTGTCCGTTCTTCTTGGATGACAAATGCAGATTTAAAGAGAACTGTcg GTTTTCGCACGGGCAGGTGGTGTCCGTGGAGGAGCTTCAGCCCTTTCAGGAGCCCAACCTGAGCACTCTGGAGGTGGGCTCGGCCTGCCTGGCGAAGCACAGCGACGGAATTTGGTACACTGCAAAAATAACTG atATCGACAGCGGTTATTACACGGTGAAGTTCGATTCCCTGCTGCTAAAGGAAGCTGTCGTGGAAGGGGATAGCATCATTCCCCCGCTGCGAAGTGAAGACGGTGCCTCCTCTGCTGAGTCTGATGAAGACAGCATTGATGATTCTGGTTACGCGAAAG TGATCGATTCGGGGGTCCCGGAGAATGGGGAATGGGCTCCTGCGTGCAGCTCCTCTTTTGGTGGCTGGGAAGCCCATACTCGTGGCATCGGCTCCAAACTGCTTGCCCAGATGGGATACGAGTTTGGAAAAG GGCTGGGGAAGAATTCTGAGGGCAGAGTGGAGCCGGTGCAGGCCGTGGTCCTTCCTCGAGGGAAATCCCTCGACCAGTGTGCCGAGGTacttcagaggaagaagcaggggAGGCTGGACCCCGGCAACCCGAAGAAATGCCGGGCAAAGGGAAATAACACTGGCCGGTCCTCTGGTGGCAGCCGCAAGGCACCCCGCAATGTTTTTGACTTTTTGAATGAGAAACTGAGAGGGAAAAGCACCGGGGAGAAGGCTGGAGGTGTGGCGCTGCCCGAGAGGAACAGCAAAGAGATCTACCATGCTAGCAAGAGCACCAAGAAGGCCCTGAGCGTCCGCCTCTTCCAGACAATGGAGAAGATTGAACAGACGCAGAAGGATATCAGAGGAATCCAGCAGGCCCTGGCACGCAACATTGGACG gCACAGCGTTGCAACTGCtcagctggaggagaagctggCTAATGCTCACAAacagctggggcagctgcaggcgCAGGAAGCCAGTCTGCAGcgggagcagaagaaagcagacaCTCACAAGAAGATGACTGAGTTCTAG